The Pseudomonas extremaustralis genome contains a region encoding:
- the tolR gene encoding protein TolR — MLVRPQRKHGPKAEMNVVPYIDVMLVLLVIFMVTAPMLTQGVKVELPKVAAEALATDTRQQILTLSVKADGGYFWNLGAELDTRHQTDSAVTLEEMGAKVMQVVAARSDTQVYIRADDSAGYGRVVAAMAVLQKGGVSNLGLVTEAPQ, encoded by the coding sequence ATGTTAGTCAGGCCGCAACGCAAGCACGGGCCCAAGGCCGAGATGAACGTGGTGCCCTATATCGACGTGATGCTGGTGCTGCTGGTGATCTTCATGGTCACCGCGCCGATGCTGACCCAGGGCGTGAAGGTCGAGCTGCCCAAGGTCGCCGCCGAGGCGCTGGCCACCGATACCCGCCAGCAGATCCTCACGTTGTCGGTGAAGGCCGACGGTGGCTACTTCTGGAACCTAGGCGCCGAACTCGACACCCGGCACCAGACCGACAGCGCCGTGACCCTGGAGGAGATGGGCGCCAAGGTCATGCAGGTGGTGGCGGCACGCAGCGACACCCAGGTATACATCCGCGCCGACGACAGCGCCGGTTATGGCCGTGTGGTGGCGGCCATGGCGGTGTTGCAGAAAGGCGGGGTCAGCAACCTGGGGCTGGTGACAGAGGCCCCGCAATGA
- a CDS encoding acyl-CoA dehydrogenase family protein: MTQPSLRSVEVANFEALLERLSAELASTAQRYDESGAFPHANFQLLHEHGLLALTVPKALGGGGAGLSQARKAISAIAKGEPSTALILVMQYLQHTRLQDSKTWPQHLRKRVAEDAVRNGALINALRVEPDLGTPARGGLPATTAVRTADGWRISGRKIYSTGSHGLSWFSVWARSDDPDPLVGAWLVPKDSPGVSIIDTWDHLGMRATCSHDVLFDNVLVPLDHAVSVSPWSTPQPELDGEGLLWMSVLLSSVYDAVAQAARDWLVNWLEQRQPSNLGAALSTLPRFQETVGHIDTLLFANRSLLDAAAEGHTPAASATQLKYLVTHNAIRAVELAIEACGNPGLSRHSPLQRHYRDVLCSRVHTPQNDAILQGVGKAVFAQRQKERT; the protein is encoded by the coding sequence ATGACCCAACCGTCTCTACGCTCCGTGGAAGTCGCCAACTTTGAAGCCCTGCTCGAACGCCTCAGCGCCGAGCTGGCCAGCACCGCGCAGCGGTACGACGAGAGCGGCGCCTTCCCCCACGCCAACTTCCAGTTGCTGCACGAGCATGGCCTGCTGGCGCTCACCGTGCCCAAGGCCCTGGGCGGCGGCGGCGCCGGTCTGTCCCAGGCCCGCAAGGCGATCAGTGCGATCGCCAAGGGCGAACCGTCCACCGCACTGATTCTGGTCATGCAGTACCTGCAACACACGCGCCTGCAAGACAGCAAGACCTGGCCCCAGCACCTGCGCAAGCGCGTGGCCGAGGATGCGGTGCGCAACGGTGCATTGATCAATGCCCTGCGCGTCGAACCCGACCTCGGCACCCCGGCGCGCGGCGGCCTGCCGGCGACCACCGCCGTGCGCACGGCCGACGGCTGGCGCATCAGCGGGCGCAAGATCTACTCCACCGGCAGCCATGGCCTGAGCTGGTTCAGCGTCTGGGCGCGCAGCGATGACCCGGACCCATTGGTCGGCGCCTGGCTGGTGCCCAAGGACAGCCCTGGCGTGAGCATCATCGACACCTGGGACCATCTGGGCATGCGCGCCACCTGCAGCCATGACGTGCTGTTCGACAACGTGCTGGTGCCACTGGACCACGCGGTCAGCGTCAGCCCCTGGAGCACGCCGCAACCGGAACTGGATGGCGAAGGTCTGCTGTGGATGTCGGTGTTGCTGTCCTCGGTGTATGACGCGGTGGCCCAGGCCGCACGGGACTGGCTGGTGAACTGGCTGGAACAACGCCAGCCGTCCAACCTGGGCGCCGCGCTGTCGACCTTGCCGCGATTCCAGGAAACCGTCGGGCATATCGACACCCTGCTGTTCGCCAACCGCAGCCTGCTCGACGCCGCCGCCGAAGGCCACACCCCGGCGGCCAGTGCGACGCAGTTGAAGTACCTAGTGACCCACAATGCCATCCGCGCCGTGGAACTGGCCATCGAGGCCTGCGGCAACCCCGGTCTGTCGCGCCATAGCCCGTTGCAACGGCACTACCGCGACGTGCTGTGCAGCCGCGTGCACACCCCACAGAACGACGCGATCCTGCAAGGCGTGGGCAAAGCGGTATTCGCCCAACGTCAGAAGGAACGCACATAA
- a CDS encoding LLM class flavin-dependent oxidoreductase — protein sequence MSKPRQLKLGAMVHGVGHGWGEWRHPQAQPNASTDFGFYKQQTALAEAAKFDFVFIADSLHIHPKSSPHYLNRFEPLTILSALAALTTHIGLVATVTVSYTEPYQVARQLASLDHISGGRAGWNVVTSWLSGTADNFSKAEHPPHAVRYRIAKEHLDVVKGLWDSWEDDAFTYDKQRGEFFSPGKLHALNHKGEFFSVKGPLNIARSRQGQPAIFQAGTSEAGRNFAAQNADAIFVHVDSLDEGLAYTQDLKRRAKSFGRDPDSLSILPGIRPIVGRDEAEVERRYRQAVELVTVEDAIVALGRPFNDHDFSQYPLDAPFPELGDLGANSQKGGSDRIKQLARDQGLTLREVALHFSRPKRDFVGTPEQVADAIQTWFERGASDGFIVNSVLPDGLQYFTELVVPVLQQRGLFRSEYSGHTLRDNLGLDVPANRYSGATEVQAQQNALA from the coding sequence ATGAGCAAGCCACGTCAACTGAAACTCGGGGCCATGGTCCACGGTGTCGGCCACGGCTGGGGCGAATGGCGCCACCCGCAGGCCCAACCGAATGCCAGCACGGATTTTGGCTTCTACAAGCAGCAGACCGCACTGGCCGAAGCCGCCAAGTTCGACTTCGTGTTCATCGCCGACAGCCTGCATATCCACCCTAAATCCAGCCCGCACTACCTCAACCGTTTCGAGCCGCTGACCATCCTCTCAGCCCTCGCGGCACTGACCACCCATATCGGTCTGGTCGCCACCGTGACCGTCAGCTACACCGAGCCCTACCAGGTGGCGCGCCAGCTCGCGTCCCTGGACCATATCAGCGGCGGTCGCGCCGGCTGGAACGTGGTCACCTCATGGCTCAGCGGCACCGCCGACAACTTCAGCAAGGCCGAGCATCCCCCCCATGCCGTGCGCTACCGCATCGCCAAGGAGCACCTGGATGTGGTCAAGGGCCTGTGGGACTCCTGGGAGGACGACGCCTTTACCTACGACAAGCAGCGCGGCGAGTTCTTCAGCCCCGGCAAGCTGCATGCGTTGAACCACAAAGGCGAGTTTTTCTCGGTAAAAGGCCCGTTGAACATTGCGCGCTCGCGCCAGGGCCAGCCAGCGATTTTCCAGGCCGGCACCTCGGAGGCCGGGCGCAACTTCGCCGCGCAAAACGCCGATGCGATCTTTGTGCATGTGGACAGCCTCGACGAAGGCCTGGCCTACACCCAGGACCTCAAGCGCCGCGCCAAAAGCTTTGGCCGCGACCCCGACAGCCTGTCGATCCTGCCGGGTATCCGCCCGATCGTCGGGCGCGATGAGGCCGAGGTGGAACGCCGCTACCGGCAGGCCGTGGAGCTGGTCACCGTGGAGGACGCCATCGTCGCCCTCGGCCGCCCGTTCAACGACCACGACTTCAGCCAATACCCGCTGGACGCGCCCTTCCCGGAACTCGGCGACCTGGGCGCCAACAGCCAGAAAGGCGGCTCCGACCGCATCAAGCAACTGGCCAGGGACCAAGGCCTGACCCTGCGCGAAGTGGCGCTGCACTTCTCGCGGCCCAAGCGTGATTTCGTCGGCACGCCGGAACAGGTCGCCGATGCGATCCAGACCTGGTTCGAGCGCGGCGCCAGCGATGGTTTCATCGTCAACTCGGTACTGCCGGACGGCCTGCAGTACTTCACCGAGCTGGTGGTCCCGGTGCTGCAACAGCGCGGCCTGTTCCGCAGCGAGTACAGCGGCCATACCCTGCGCGATAACCTCGGCCTGGACGTGCCGGCCAACCGCTACAGCGGCGCCACCGAGGTCCAAGCCCAGCAAAACGCCCTGGCATAA
- the tolQ gene encoding protein TolQ: MHATMEHMTIWGLISDASLLVKAVMVTLLLASLLSWYLIIRRGSVLRHLERQMNDFVQRFRAAPDVQALYREAVQADEGGIAPIFIAGVQEYQHLHSHDPAVLEGVERALQVAITEQEIELEKGLQFLATVGSVSPYIGLFGTVWGIMNSFLGLSQVQQATLSTVAPGIAEALIATAIGLFAAIPAVIAYNRFASRSQTLLTRYYAFGNELQVRLHRSLRGTPINLAAAA; encoded by the coding sequence ATGCACGCGACGATGGAACATATGACGATCTGGGGCTTGATCAGCGACGCCAGCCTGTTGGTCAAGGCGGTAATGGTTACGTTGCTGCTGGCGTCCTTGCTCAGTTGGTACCTGATCATCAGGCGCGGCAGCGTGTTGCGGCACCTGGAGCGGCAGATGAACGATTTTGTGCAGCGCTTTCGCGCGGCGCCGGATGTGCAGGCGCTGTACCGCGAAGCTGTGCAGGCGGACGAGGGCGGCATCGCGCCGATCTTTATCGCTGGGGTCCAGGAGTACCAACACCTGCACAGCCATGATCCGGCGGTGCTCGAAGGTGTGGAGCGCGCCCTGCAGGTGGCGATCACCGAGCAGGAAATCGAGCTGGAAAAGGGCCTGCAATTCCTGGCGACCGTGGGTTCGGTCAGCCCTTACATCGGCCTGTTCGGCACCGTGTGGGGCATCATGAATTCGTTCCTCGGCTTGTCCCAGGTGCAGCAGGCCACACTGTCCACGGTAGCGCCAGGGATTGCCGAAGCGCTGATCGCCACGGCCATCGGCCTGTTCGCCGCGATTCCGGCGGTGATTGCCTATAACCGCTTTGCGTCGCGCAGCCAGACCTTGCTCACCCGCTACTACGCCTTCGGCAACGAACTGCAAGTGCGCCTGCATCGCAGCCTGCGCGGTACACCGATCAACCTGGCCGCGGCCGCCTGA
- a CDS encoding energy transducer TonB, producing MTAMTMHNPTLAMAPRQPSGVWRNSLAASLAVALHVGVGAALMLGWSTEKPPVDAPRVMHTQLVMLPAAPVPAPVPEPLAVTPPAPEPAAVPAVVKPTVDPQVQARKLEKAALARKRVEEKKVEQQQQRQATEQRNRELEQQRLNQERLAAATPRATAPASVPAFDSRQYQPLSKEAPDYPERALDKQIEGDCSVEYTVNTQGRVEHPKVLEGCHPLFIRPSLAAAATFRYQPRIVEGKAVAVPAVRNTFHYRIK from the coding sequence ATGACGGCGATGACCATGCACAATCCGACGCTGGCGATGGCGCCCCGGCAGCCTTCCGGGGTATGGAGAAACAGCCTCGCCGCCAGCCTGGCGGTGGCCCTGCACGTGGGCGTAGGGGCGGCACTGATGCTGGGCTGGTCGACGGAAAAGCCGCCGGTGGACGCGCCGCGGGTGATGCATACCCAACTGGTGATGTTGCCGGCGGCACCGGTACCCGCGCCGGTTCCTGAACCGCTGGCGGTTACGCCGCCAGCGCCGGAGCCTGCGGCGGTGCCGGCAGTGGTGAAACCCACGGTGGACCCGCAGGTCCAGGCGCGAAAACTGGAGAAAGCCGCCCTGGCGCGCAAGCGGGTCGAAGAGAAAAAGGTCGAACAGCAACAACAGCGCCAGGCCACCGAACAGCGCAACCGCGAACTGGAGCAACAACGGCTGAACCAGGAACGCCTGGCCGCAGCCACCCCACGCGCCACCGCACCTGCATCGGTCCCGGCCTTTGACAGCCGCCAATACCAACCCTTGAGCAAGGAAGCCCCGGACTATCCCGAGCGCGCCCTGGACAAGCAGATCGAAGGCGACTGTTCGGTCGAATACACCGTCAACACCCAGGGCCGCGTGGAACACCCCAAGGTGCTGGAGGGCTGTCATCCGCTGTTTATCCGGCCGTCATTGGCGGCGGCGGCTACCTTCCGCTACCAGCCAAGGATCGTCGAGGGCAAGGCGGTCGCCGTACCGGCAGTGCGTAACACCTTTCACTACCGCATCAAATGA
- a CDS encoding ABC transporter substrate-binding protein, whose protein sequence is MVFTTPFKRLLLGTALALGLAATAAAADLQPLRVANQKSTIKALLEVSGEAKNVPYTIQWSEFPSASPLGEALNANAVDIGALGDAPYVFALGAGGSLKVVSIIHAEGRNTTAVVVPKDSPINTVADLKGKKIVTGRGSIGHYLAIKALASAGLSTQDVQFIFLLPSESRLVLDNGTVDAWATWDPYTTVVTSQSQARVLVSGNTLLSNHLYLAATGQAIADKRAQLDDFVARVDRAYAWANTHPNEYAAAQAKITGLPLAVHVEVAKDTRLNPVLIDDAVISGLQVTADTYQKEGLLTRHLDVSQGFDKSFNAKRVPLDQASR, encoded by the coding sequence ATGGTCTTTACCACCCCGTTCAAACGCCTGCTCCTGGGCACCGCACTGGCCCTTGGCCTGGCCGCTACCGCAGCAGCCGCCGACCTGCAACCGCTGCGGGTGGCGAACCAGAAATCCACGATCAAGGCCCTGCTGGAAGTCTCCGGCGAGGCGAAAAACGTGCCCTATACCATCCAATGGTCGGAGTTCCCTTCCGCTTCGCCCCTGGGTGAAGCCTTGAATGCCAACGCCGTCGATATCGGCGCTCTGGGCGATGCACCTTACGTGTTCGCCCTGGGCGCCGGCGGGTCACTCAAGGTGGTCAGCATCATCCACGCCGAAGGGCGCAACACCACCGCCGTGGTGGTGCCCAAGGATTCGCCGATCAACACCGTGGCCGATCTCAAGGGCAAGAAAATCGTCACCGGTCGCGGGTCCATCGGGCACTACCTGGCAATCAAGGCCCTGGCCAGCGCCGGCTTGAGCACCCAGGATGTGCAGTTCATTTTCCTGCTGCCCAGCGAATCGCGCCTGGTACTGGATAACGGCACCGTCGACGCCTGGGCCACCTGGGACCCATATACCACCGTGGTCACCTCGCAAAGCCAGGCCCGTGTGCTGGTCAGCGGCAACACGCTGCTGAGCAACCACCTGTACCTCGCCGCCACCGGCCAGGCCATCGCCGACAAGCGCGCGCAATTGGATGACTTTGTCGCGCGGGTGGATCGCGCCTACGCGTGGGCCAACACCCACCCCAACGAATACGCCGCCGCCCAGGCCAAGATCACTGGCCTGCCGTTGGCCGTGCACGTGGAAGTGGCCAAGGACACGCGCCTGAACCCCGTGCTCATCGACGACGCCGTGATCAGCGGCCTGCAAGTGACCGCCGACACCTATCAAAAAGAAGGCCTGCTGACCCGTCACCTCGACGTGTCCCAGGGCTTCGACAAGAGCTTTAACGCCAAGCGTGTCCCCCTCGATCAAGCCTCACGCTAA